From the Sebastes fasciatus isolate fSebFas1 chromosome 3, fSebFas1.pri, whole genome shotgun sequence genome, one window contains:
- the LOC141764519 gene encoding apoptosis-stimulating of p53 protein 2-like: protein MMPMFLTVYLSNNDQHFNEVPITPETLCRDVVELCKEPGEADCYLAEMWRGSEHVVGEGERMLEVLQRWGQQRGEVRYLLRHQRAPGRESGGSRAADQMMKRNQVKASVERCLENGVSTPRLDVTLSDLQDLATRQQQQINAQQQLLASKEQRLRYLKLQDQRQQQQQETSEQERLQQLRENAHNQEAKLRRVRALRGQVEQKRLSNSKLVEEIEQMTGLFQQKQRELLVAVTRVEELSDQLESLRSNRLEPPLPPPHLPHHHNTSSTAELERLYKELQLRNKLNQDQSGRLQQQRDSLNKRNLEVAAMDRRLLELRQRLWKKKAALQQKENLPVASDGVAPQHGVGSRVAAVGPYIQSSSTTSSQGPPVPARQEVLVKPAYPDGTATLPMPDSSLKPPPRPVKPASGFATSKISKLSDWCSSFSESGGGYSHASTLPRMSSLSCHNSGGKTLTDQKATSGSDIPPPVPSRTNHITDNLLRDNQASGKGHPAAPPPVPSKPKPFSSPGPPTFSKPPYSTGTFPGKVRPGGGHLRAPGVLSSHSHTLPLPNKQESPPAAAVRPYTPDLSEASPPVLQKPQIVAASSIYSMYTQQGKGYQPGGQGTLPRSQPRVYGKPVLSASRGQQSVASDIMSSGCCVSDGSEADNGCLGNAEGVGAETAERANPRPLSPTKLLPFLSNPHRNPSDADLEALRRRLHHAPRPLKKRSSITEPEGPAGPNIQKLLYQKTTLAAMETIPMETVGPAGTYVQPHEDGLGGADVMSRVDDNQPLADSPEDSLTPPPLPPRSPILDPASCRSLPPPLEDKEEEEVCPSVSVHRDYFADEFPPYPPPPYPTCSDGDQGDDLNLQPPEVTGQVTAPPGKKSILRKAGSEVIDHSIRVKFNPLALLLDSSLEGEYDLVQRVIYDVDDPSMPNDEGITALHNAVCAGHTEIVKFLVQFGVNANAADSDGWTPLHCAASCNNVQVCKFLVESGAAVFATTYSDMQTAADKCEEMEEGYAQCSQFLYGVQEKMGVMNRGVVYALWDYEPQSEDELGFIEGDCMTVLRREDEVETEWWWARCGDREGYIPRNLLGLYLRIKQRQRSLA, encoded by the exons ATGTTCCTCACCGTGTACCTCAGCAACAACGACCAGCACTTCAACGAGGTTCCCATCACGCCGGAGACACTGTGCAGAGATGTGGTGGAGCTCTGCAAGGAGCCCGGCGAGGCCGACTGCTACCTGGCTGAGATGTGGAGAGGCTCAG AACATGTCGTTGGAGAAGGCGAGCGGATGCTGGAGGTGCTGCAGCGATGGGGGCAGCAGAGGGGGGAGGTTCGTTACCTCCTGCGTCACCAGAGAGCCCCAGGACGAGAGTCAG GTGGATCCAGAGCTGCTGAccagatgatgaagaggaaccAGGTGAAAGCCTCTGTGGAGAGATGTCTGGAGAACGGG gtctCAACTCCTCGTCTGGACGTGACGCTGAGCGACCTGCAGGATCTGGCAAcccgacagcagcagcagattaatgcccagcagcagctgctggccTCCAAG GAGCAGCGTCTGCGGTACCTGAAGCTGCAGGatcagcggcagcagcagcagcaagagaCGTCTGAACAGGAGCGACTGCAGCAGCTCAGAGAGAATGCACACAACCAGGAGGCCAAACTGCGACGGGTCCGGGCCCTCAGGGGCCAGGTGGAGCAGAAACGCCTCAGCAACAGCAAGCTCG TGGAGGAGATCGAGCAGATGACCGGTCTGTTCCAGCAGAAGCAGAGGGAGCTGCTGGTTGCCGTGACGAGGGTGGAGGAGCTGAGCGACCAGCTAGAATCGCTAAGGAGCAACAGACTggagcctcctcttcctcctcctcatcttcctcatcaCCACAACACCTCCTCCACAGCTGAGCTGGAGCGCCTCTATAAAGAGCTGCAG TTGAGGAACAAGCTGAACCAGGATCAGAGCggcaggctgcagcagcagagagacagtCTGAACAAGAGGAACCTGGAGGTGGCAGCGATGGACCGACGGCTGCTCGAGCTCCGACAGCGGCTCTGGAAGAAGAAGGCTGCCCTGCAGCAGAAGGAGAACCTGCCG GTGGCTTCAGACGGAGTGGCCCCTCAGCACGGCGTGGGTTCCAGAGTGGCGGCGGTGGGGCCGTACATCCAGTCGTCCTCCACAACAAGCTCTCAGGGGCCTCCGGTGCCGGCCCGCCAGGAGGTCCTGGTGAAGCCGGCGTACCCGGACGGCACCGCCACCCTGCCTATGCCCGACTCGTCCCTGAAACCGCCTCCCAGACCAGTCAAACCAGCCTCAG GTTTCGCCACATCAAAAATATCCAAACTCTCTGACTGGTGCAGCTCGTTTTCAGAGTCCGGTGGAGGTTACAGCCACGCCTCCACGCTGCCTCGCATGTCCAGCCTCAGCTGCCACAACTCAG GTGGTAAGACCCTCACAGACCAGAAAGCCACATCTGGATCTGACATCCCGCCCCCTGTCCCCTCACGAACCAATCACATCACTGACAACCTGCTCAGAGACAATCAG GCTTCTGGTAAAGGTCATCCGGCTGCGCCACCTCCAGTTCCCAGTAAGCCCAAACCGTTCTCCTCGCCGGGTCCACCAACATTCTCCAAGCCCCCCTACAGCACCGGGACCTTCCCCGGTAAGGTGCGGCCGGGCGGGGGCCACCTCAGGGCTCCGGGAGTCCTCTCCAGCCACAGCCACACCCTCCCTCTGCCCAACAAGCAGGAGAGTCCGCCGGCCGCCGCCGTACGACCGTACACCCCCGACCTCTCTGAGGCCTCCCCTCCTGTGCTGCAGAAGCCTCAGATTGTGGCGGCTTCGTCCATCTACTCCATGTATACCCAGCAGGGGAAGGGCTACCAGCCGGGCGGCCAGGGCACACTGCCCCGCAGCCAGCCCAGAG TTTACGGGAAACCCGTCCTCTCAGCTAGCAGGGGGCAGCAGTCTGTCGCCTCAGACATCATGAGCTCTGGGTGTTGTGTGTCCGACGGGAGCGAGGCCGACAACGGTTGCCTGGGTAACGCCGAAGGTGTCGGGGCAGAGACGGCAGAACGCGCCAACCCGCGACCGCTCAGCCCCACCAAGCTCCTCCCCTTCCTGTCCAACCCTCACAGGAACCCCAGCGACGCCGACCTGGAGGCCCTGCGCCGCCGACTGCACCACGCCCCCCGGCCCCTGAAGAAACGCAGCTCCATCACGGAGCCCGAGGGTCCGGCGGGTCCCAACATCCAGAAGCTGCTCTACCAGAAGACCACTCTGGCTGCCATGGAAACCATCCCCATGGAGACAGTCGGTCCAGCGGGGACTTACGTTCAGCCTCATGAGGACGGGCTGGGCGGTGCGGATGTGATGTCCAGGGTCGACGACAACCAGCCGCTCGCTGATAGCCCAGAAGACAGCCTGACCCCGCCCCCTCTGCCCCCCCGCTCACCCATCCTTGACCCCGCCTCCTGCCGCTCCCTGCCCCCCCCTCTggaggacaaggaggaggaggaggtgtgtccCTCCGTCTCAGTCCACCGGGACTACTTTGCCGATGAGTTCCCCCCCTACCCGCCCCCGCCTTACCCCACCTGTAGTGATGGGGATCAGGGAGATGACCTCAACCTGCAGCCGCCGGAGGTCACAGGACAGGTCACAGCGCCCCCG ggTAAGAAGTCGATCCTCCGTAAAGCCGGCTCGGAGGTGATCGACCACAGCATCCGGGTCAAGTTCAACCCTCTGGCGCTGCTGTTGGACTCATCTCTGGAGGGCGAGTACGACCTCGTCCAGAGGGTCATCTACGAC GTGGACGACCCCAGCATGCCCAACGATGAGGGCATCACGGCGCTGCACAACGCCGTCTGCGCCGGCCACACGGAGATCGTCAAGTTTCTGGTTCAGTTCGGTGTCAACGCTAATGCTGCCGACAGCGACGGCTG GACTCCCCTCCACTGCGCCGCCTCCTGTAACAATGTTCAGGTCTGTAAGTTCCTGGTGGAGTCGGGGGCGGCGGTGTTCGCCACCACATACAGCGACATGCAGACGGCTGCCGACAAAtgtgaggagatggaggagggctACGCCCAGTGCTCCCAGTTCCTCTACG GCGTTCAGGAGAAGATGGGCGTGATGAACCGCGGCGTGGTGTACGCCTTGTGGGACTACGAGCCTCAGAGCGAAGACGAGCTGGGCTTCATCGAGGGCGACTGCATGACGGTGCTGAGACGGGAGGACGAGGTGGAGACGGAGTGGTGGTGGGCGAGATGTGGTGACCGTGAGGGCTACATCCCTCGCAACCTGCTGGGG CTGTATCTGAGGATCAAGCAGCGCCAGAGGAGCCTGGCTTAA